The following coding sequences lie in one Crassostrea angulata isolate pt1a10 chromosome 10, ASM2561291v2, whole genome shotgun sequence genomic window:
- the LOC128164794 gene encoding transmembrane channel-like protein 7 isoform X5, whose amino-acid sequence MSRRSTTAKKRAIARNNKIHPSKKDPEMEELEEQGIDVSNLEDEEDVHRVMNAIKQLPCPLAAKRRFRAKLLQKEIKQSSGCCGGSNTNRQNWRKFKIWKKEMSYKLEPWGSWLKNVEGHQGTGVVSYFVFLRWLFFLNLVIFILMLLFVTIPYVAFSNNGYTYVVTGSGVSGMSVASEQTCSPLYQVNVSSDAKTLMQDFLQGSGWMEKTAMFYGFYDSQDLNSFVAGHYSLPLAYLLTSLVILLFSLITMARYTMQSFRENLEDQNEKHQYCNRVFGGWDFALSEEGTALLKHRSLYKDLAGELAEQRHHEARKNMSSNDKCKLYTIRFFINFMVICILGGSGYLIYWVTDWVTSFLADPNYKTDNDAIVVLLVEFLPSLTITALNGLVPLIFGIVVKAENYTPEFTIKITLIRTVFLRLASLAVLIATIYRIVSCTDKDTTCNVGQNACDSLRCWETYVGQNFFKLIVLDFLVKVGVTLGYELPRKILTTKCDAAICKKVGPAEFDIPKNVLDIVYTQTLCWLGFFYAPLIPALATISMFVLFYLKYLSAMYNTNPPEIPYKASKSNNFFMIVLMIAFFLCCLPVGYTMVKLTPSYGCGPFRIYSYMTVCVDATISNFPSWLQTIIGIFTSGSFIIILLVLLSLIIYYTSSKSGARAKMIVMLKEQMIMEGKDKQFLLNRIYELTGEKPGAKKKDNKRPPSNGPRNGPPPSAVKTVNEVHQNGNVSKDNDEIEKKIRVVELTPVDDVPEVVPYNDPDDSTRKTAETAFKREVTPVDWDQVPGDENTNRTTSTVTATNVAFDF is encoded by the exons ggCTAAACTATTACAGAAGGAGATAAAGCAATCGAGTGGCTGCTGTGGAGGCTCAAACACTAACCGACAG AACTGGAGAAAATTCAAGATATGGAAAAAGGAAATGAGCTACAAACTGGAGCCGTGGGGGTCCTGGCTGAAGAATGTGGAAG GTCACCAGGGTACCGGCGTAGTGTCCTATTTTGTATTCCTCCGCTGGCTGTTTTTCCTGAACCTGGTCATCTTCATTCTGATGCTGCTCTTTGTCACCATTCCGTACGTTGCGTTTTCAAACAACGGTTACACGTACGTGGTCACGGGGTCCGGTGTTTCCGGGATGAGCGTCGCCTCCGAACAAACCTGCTCACCCCTGTACCAAGTAAACGTCAGCTCTGATGCCAAGACGCTGATGCAGGACTTTCTACAAGGCTCA GGATGGATGGAGAAGACTGCCATGTTTTACGGTTTCTACGACAGTCAAGATCTAAACTCCTTTGTTGCAGGGCACTACAGCTTGCCCCTGGCATACCTTCTGACGTCACTGGTCATCCTTCTCTTCAGTTTAATCACCATGGCAAGATA CACGATGCAGAGTTTCCGTGAGAATTTGGAGGACCAGAACGAGAAACACCAGTATTGTAACCGAGTGTTTGGGGGCTGGGACTTCGCTCTCAGTGAGGAAGGGACAGCTCTACTCAAACACAGGAGTCTGTACAAAGACCTCGCG GGGGAGTTGGCGGAACAGCGCCATCATGAGGCGAGGAAGAATATGTCGAGTAACGATAAATGCAAGCTGTACACGATCAGGTTCTTTATCAACTTCATGGTGATTTGCATTCTGGGAGGATCCGGTTACCTCATCTACTGGGTCACCGACTGGGTCACCAGC TTTTTGGCGGATCCCAATTATAAGACCGATAACGACGCCATCGTTGTGCTTCTGGTTGAGTTCTTGCCCTCTTTGACAATCACGGCGCTCAACGGACTCGTACCACTGATTTTTGGAATTGTGGTCAAGGCGGAAAATTACACACCCGAATTTACGATAAAAATCACACTTATAAG GACAGTGTTTCTGAGGCTGGCCTCCTTAGCTGTGCTGATAGCCACCATTTATCGCATCGTCTCGTGTACCGACAAAGACACTACGTGTAACGTGGGACAAAATGCCTGCGATTCATTGAGG TGTTGGGAGACGTACGTTGGTCAGAACTTCTTCAAATTGATTGTTCTGGATTTCCTGGTCAAAGTAGGCGTCACACTTGGATACGAATTACCGAGAAA AATACTGACAACAAAATGTGACGCGGCGATATGCAAAAAAGTTGGACCCGCTGAGTTTGACATTCCTAAAAACGTCTTGGATATTGTGTATACACAGACTCTTTGCTg GTTGGGATTTTTCTATGCGCCCCTCATCCCTGCACTGGCAACGATATCTATGTTCGTATTGTTTTACCTGAAATAT CTGTCGGCTATGTATAACACCAACCCTCCCGAGATTCCATACAAAGCGTCCAAGTCCAACAACTTCTTCATGATAGTGCTAATGATTGCCTTCTTCTTGTGTTGTCTACCAGTCGGCTACACTATGGTCAA ACTGACTCCCTCATATGGGTGTGGCCCATTCAGGATCTACTCCTACATGACTGTCTGTGTAGACGCCACCATTTCTAACTTCCCGAGTTGGCTACAAACCATTATAGGAATCTTCACATCCGGGTCCTTTATCATCATTCTCCTCGTGCTTCTTTC GTTGATTATTTACTATACGTCGTCAAAATCAGGCGCACGCGCGAAAATGATTGTGATGCTAAAAGAGCAAATGATAATG GAAGGGAAAGACAAGCAGTTTTTGCTAAACCGTATCTATGAACTGACGGGAGAGAAACCAGGGGCCAAAAAGAAGGATAATAAACGGCCCCCTAGCAACGGCCCTCGGAACGGCCCGCCTCCCTCCGCCGTGAAAACGGTGAATGAGGTTCACCAGAACGGGAACGTCTCCAAGGATAATGAT gaaatagaAAAGAAGATACGGGTTGTCGAG TTAACCCCAGTGGACGATGTCCCGGAAGTCGTTCCTTACAACGACCCGGATGATTCGACCAGGAAGACTGCGGAAACTGCCTTTAAACGGGAAGTAACTCCAGTTGACTGGGACCAAGTACCCGGGGACGAAAACACAAATAGAACGACATCAACCGTCACCGCAACGAATGTAGCATTTGACTTCTGA